A genomic window from Arthrobacter globiformis includes:
- a CDS encoding helix-turn-helix domain-containing protein has translation MPRFLTLADVAEQLQINAPAAYALVRSGELKAIQVGGRGQWRVEEKMLEQYIEERYAEASRMIQEAKSKSV, from the coding sequence ATGCCCCGATTCCTTACGCTTGCAGATGTAGCCGAGCAGCTTCAGATCAATGCGCCGGCGGCGTACGCCCTGGTCCGCAGCGGCGAACTGAAGGCAATCCAGGTGGGTGGCCGCGGCCAGTGGCGTGTCGAGGAGAAGATGCTTGAGCAGTACATCGAAGAGCGTTACGCCGAGGCAAGCCGCATGATTCAAGAGGCCAAGTCCAAGTCCGTTTGA
- a CDS encoding LysM peptidoglycan-binding domain-containing protein, with protein sequence MADEVQRPVRAEAALAVVILGLGVFLAFTGAGVVDHWRRSAARQQALLFDDLLGLLALAAGLTVIAWWLLSLALAFASALLERTGHNSAARATGRFTPVFMRRLAMAAVGVQLLGAPLAHADALPAAALSSSDGSSLSAAWAPLADKRPDLPAGHSEDSGVSEGSAAMGSELQPQWKPRVPVVEPGLVTSLPARATAEPAGARRELPVRAGDSLWTIAARELGPSASEVEIAARWPLWYQANRAVIGADPNVLRPGQLLSPPPP encoded by the coding sequence ATGGCGGATGAGGTTCAGCGCCCGGTGAGGGCAGAAGCCGCCCTGGCGGTTGTCATTCTCGGGCTCGGAGTTTTTCTGGCATTCACCGGGGCCGGGGTCGTCGATCATTGGAGGCGGTCCGCTGCGCGCCAGCAGGCTTTGCTCTTCGACGACCTGCTTGGCCTGCTGGCCCTCGCTGCCGGACTGACCGTCATCGCCTGGTGGCTGCTGTCCCTGGCTCTGGCCTTTGCGTCAGCACTCCTGGAACGGACCGGGCACAATTCCGCCGCCCGCGCCACGGGGCGGTTCACCCCTGTTTTCATGCGCAGGCTGGCGATGGCCGCGGTGGGCGTGCAGCTTCTCGGCGCACCGCTCGCCCATGCGGATGCCTTGCCCGCTGCTGCCCTTTCCTCAAGCGACGGATCGTCCCTGTCCGCGGCTTGGGCGCCCCTGGCTGACAAGCGGCCGGACCTGCCCGCCGGCCATTCCGAGGACTCCGGCGTCAGCGAAGGATCCGCCGCGATGGGCAGCGAACTGCAACCTCAGTGGAAGCCGCGCGTCCCGGTTGTGGAACCCGGCCTCGTCACCTCGTTGCCAGCCAGGGCAACGGCTGAGCCGGCCGGCGCCCGCCGCGAGCTGCCCGTCCGGGCCGGTGACTCGCTGTGGACCATCGCCGCACGCGAACTGGGGCCCAGTGCTTCCGAGGTGGAAATAGCAGCCCGCTGGCCGCTTTGGTATCAGGCCAACCGGGCTGTTATCGGAGCCGATCCCAACGTCCTTCGCCCGGGCCAGCTCCTCAGCCCACCGCCGCCATAA
- a CDS encoding Rv3235 family protein, which yields MTAVTPLRRAGSAVPEPLPAAPARTATAPGDEAREICAITRATVQAAVEVLAGTRPIHQLARRLDQRCLTVLQHRAALTRRVAARAPRKMGLLHRNASVRSVRACAVTPDVYEASAVVIDELRVRAVAVRLERSKNVWRVTALEIG from the coding sequence ATGACTGCAGTAACTCCACTACGGCGTGCAGGAAGCGCTGTTCCTGAGCCACTCCCGGCGGCGCCGGCCCGCACTGCGACGGCACCCGGAGACGAGGCGCGCGAAATATGCGCCATCACCAGGGCCACAGTCCAGGCAGCCGTTGAAGTCCTGGCTGGAACGAGGCCCATCCACCAGCTGGCGCGGCGGCTGGACCAGCGCTGCCTCACCGTGCTCCAGCACAGGGCAGCCCTCACCCGGCGGGTGGCTGCCCGGGCTCCACGGAAGATGGGGCTGCTCCACCGCAACGCGTCAGTCCGCTCGGTCCGCGCCTGCGCGGTGACACCTGACGTTTACGAGGCCAGCGCGGTGGTGATTGATGAACTGCGGGTCCGGGCAGTAGCCGTCCGGCTGGAACGCAGCAAGAATGTCTGGCGCGTGACCGCCCTGGAGATTGGCTGA
- the secA gene encoding preprotein translocase subunit SecA, whose amino-acid sequence MASLIEKILRTGDKKLLRQLRNYADSINALEDSFQTFTDAELREETDRLRARHQDGEKLDDLLPEAFAAVREASSRTLGMRHFDVQLMGGAALHMGNIAEMKTGEGKTLVATAPAYLNALTGKGVHVVTVNDYLAEYQSELMGRVYRFLGLTSGCILANQDPAVRREQYSADITYGTNNEFGFDYLRDNMAWDKSELVQRGHNFAIVDEVDSILIDEARTPLIISGPAQGDTNRWYSEFAKVVLRLQPEKDYEVDEKKRTVGVLESGIEKVEDYLGIQNLYESANTPLIGFLNNAIKAKELFKRDKDYVILDGEVLIVDEHTGRILAGRRYNEGMHQAIEAKEGVEIKAENQTLATVTLQNYFRMYDKLSGMTGTAETEAAEFMSTYKLGVVAIPTNRDMQRIDQSDLVYKNEVVKFEAVVRDIAERHADGQPVLVGTTSVEKSEYLSRLLAKEGIRHEVLNAKNHAREAAIVAQAGRKGAVTVATNMAGRGTDIMLGGNAEFTAIAELAQRGLDPEENSEEYEAAWAGALEAAKKAVKDEHEEVLGLGGLYVLGTERHESRRIDNQLRGRSGRQGDPGESRFYLSLTDDLMRLFNSGAAERLMNSSVPDDVALESKLVSRAIASAQGQVEGRNAEQRKNVLKYDDVLNRQREAIYGDRRRILEGDDLHEKVQFFLEDTINALIDEATAEGNGDDWDFEQLWTNLKTLYPVTVTPHDVIDEAGGKSRITVEFLREEILSDAKLVYQAREEAIGSESMRELERRVVLSVIGRKWQEHLYEMDYLKEGIGLRAMAQRDPLVEYQREGFTMFQSMMEAIREESVGFLFNLEVEVTPAEDVVVADAAGGHTEHHEPQIRAAGLEAPEKPAQLQYTAPREDGGAETRIEGRAAGRSGNPAKAASQERRDGKKKKR is encoded by the coding sequence GTGGCATCACTAATCGAAAAAATTCTCCGCACAGGTGACAAAAAACTCCTGAGGCAACTGCGGAACTATGCTGATTCCATTAACGCTCTTGAAGACTCGTTCCAAACCTTTACGGATGCGGAACTGCGCGAAGAAACAGACCGGCTCCGTGCGCGCCACCAGGATGGCGAGAAGCTCGACGACCTTCTGCCGGAAGCCTTTGCCGCCGTGCGCGAGGCGTCCTCGCGCACGCTCGGCATGCGGCACTTCGATGTTCAGCTCATGGGTGGTGCCGCCCTGCACATGGGCAACATCGCCGAAATGAAGACTGGTGAAGGCAAGACTCTGGTGGCCACTGCTCCGGCCTACCTCAATGCCCTCACCGGAAAAGGCGTGCACGTTGTCACCGTGAACGACTACCTGGCCGAGTACCAGTCTGAGCTTATGGGCCGCGTCTACCGCTTCCTGGGGCTCACCAGCGGCTGCATCCTCGCCAACCAGGACCCGGCTGTCCGCCGCGAGCAGTATTCTGCCGACATCACCTACGGCACCAACAACGAATTCGGCTTCGACTACCTCCGCGACAACATGGCGTGGGACAAGTCAGAACTGGTCCAGCGCGGCCACAACTTTGCGATCGTCGATGAAGTCGACTCGATCCTCATCGACGAGGCCCGAACGCCGCTGATCATTTCCGGTCCGGCCCAGGGTGACACGAACCGCTGGTATAGCGAGTTCGCCAAGGTTGTCCTGCGCCTGCAGCCGGAGAAGGACTACGAAGTCGACGAGAAGAAGCGCACCGTCGGCGTCCTCGAAAGCGGAATCGAGAAGGTCGAGGACTACCTCGGCATCCAGAACCTCTACGAATCCGCCAACACGCCCCTGATCGGCTTCCTCAACAACGCCATCAAGGCCAAGGAGCTGTTCAAGCGGGACAAGGACTACGTCATCCTCGACGGCGAAGTCCTCATCGTTGACGAGCACACCGGCCGTATTCTGGCTGGCCGCCGCTACAACGAAGGCATGCACCAGGCGATCGAAGCCAAAGAGGGCGTCGAGATCAAGGCTGAAAACCAGACCCTTGCCACGGTGACGCTGCAGAACTACTTCCGCATGTACGACAAGCTCTCCGGCATGACAGGCACGGCCGAGACCGAAGCCGCCGAATTCATGAGCACGTACAAGCTCGGGGTAGTGGCCATCCCCACGAACCGCGACATGCAGCGGATCGACCAGTCCGACCTGGTGTACAAGAACGAGGTTGTGAAGTTCGAGGCCGTGGTCCGGGACATCGCCGAACGCCACGCGGACGGCCAGCCGGTCCTGGTGGGCACCACGAGCGTCGAAAAGAGCGAGTACCTCTCGCGCCTGCTGGCGAAGGAGGGCATCCGGCACGAGGTTCTCAACGCCAAAAACCACGCCCGTGAAGCTGCCATCGTGGCCCAGGCCGGACGCAAGGGGGCGGTGACTGTCGCCACGAACATGGCTGGCCGCGGCACGGACATCATGCTGGGCGGTAACGCCGAGTTCACCGCCATCGCCGAACTCGCACAGCGGGGACTTGACCCGGAGGAAAACTCGGAGGAGTACGAGGCAGCCTGGGCCGGGGCGCTGGAGGCTGCGAAGAAAGCCGTCAAGGACGAGCACGAGGAAGTGCTGGGCTTGGGCGGACTGTATGTGCTGGGAACTGAGCGCCACGAATCCCGCCGCATCGACAACCAGCTCCGCGGCCGCTCAGGCCGCCAGGGCGACCCCGGCGAATCCCGCTTCTACCTTTCGCTGACCGACGACCTCATGCGCCTGTTCAATTCGGGTGCTGCGGAGCGGCTGATGAACAGCTCCGTACCCGACGACGTGGCGCTGGAATCCAAGCTGGTCTCGCGCGCCATTGCCTCGGCCCAGGGGCAGGTCGAGGGCCGGAACGCCGAGCAGCGCAAGAACGTTCTGAAATACGACGACGTCCTCAACCGCCAGCGCGAAGCCATCTACGGCGACCGCCGCCGGATCCTCGAAGGCGACGACCTTCACGAAAAGGTGCAGTTCTTCCTGGAAGACACCATCAACGCACTGATCGACGAAGCGACCGCCGAAGGCAACGGCGACGACTGGGACTTCGAGCAGCTCTGGACCAACCTCAAGACGCTCTACCCCGTCACCGTGACGCCGCACGATGTCATTGACGAGGCCGGCGGCAAGTCGCGCATCACCGTGGAGTTCCTGAGGGAAGAAATCCTGTCGGATGCCAAGCTGGTGTATCAGGCACGCGAGGAGGCGATCGGCTCCGAGAGCATGCGTGAACTCGAGCGGCGTGTTGTGCTCTCCGTCATCGGGCGGAAGTGGCAGGAGCACCTGTACGAGATGGACTATCTCAAGGAGGGCATCGGCCTGCGTGCGATGGCCCAGCGTGATCCGCTGGTGGAGTACCAACGTGAAGGTTTCACGATGTTCCAGTCCATGATGGAAGCCATCCGGGAGGAGAGCGTCGGCTTCCTCTTCAACCTCGAAGTGGAAGTCACCCCGGCCGAGGACGTCGTGGTTGCCGATGCCGCCGGAGGCCATACCGAACACCACGAGCCGCAGATCCGTGCCGCCGGTCTTGAAGCCCCGGAGAAGCCCGCCCAGCTCCAGTACACCGCACCACGGGAAGACGGCGGAGCCGAGACCCGGATCGAAGGCCGCGCTGCAGGCCGTTCGGGCAACCCCGCCAAGGCCGCTTCGCAGGAGCGGCGTGACGGGAAGAAGAAAAAGCGCTAG
- a CDS encoding winged helix-turn-helix domain-containing protein: MGASLSLSQARRIALAAQGLDKGRPAGPVTSRAVGRTFARIQLVQIDSVNVLARSHFLPFFSRLGDYDRSILQQMAGRHPRRMLEYWAHEASYIRPEHFLDLVVWQNRKWVGAAGMDPGLRSGVTGRVLDALADGRPMTAAELTARLGHVEDRQHVNWGWNWNAVKRVLEHLFEEGVVSSASRTDQFERQYALTRQVLPGHDLDAVPDPSAAMDRLIDAAAQAHGIGTVRCFADYFRTPVKAAADSVQRLVDAGRLEPVTVAGWDRLVYRHAQARLPRQAAGRALLSPFDSLVFERRRLEELFGFHYRIEIYTPVAKRRFGYYVLPFLLRDRIVARVDLKSDRAAGLLLAKACFGEPDAPADTAVELAAELQLMARWLGLDGVAVSPVGDLAPAVAAAVHGYPL, translated from the coding sequence ATGGGTGCATCGCTGAGCCTCTCGCAGGCCCGGCGGATCGCACTGGCAGCCCAGGGACTGGACAAAGGACGGCCCGCCGGCCCCGTGACCTCACGGGCGGTGGGCCGGACCTTTGCCCGGATCCAACTCGTCCAGATCGACTCCGTCAACGTTTTGGCCCGGAGTCACTTCCTCCCGTTCTTTTCCAGGCTCGGCGACTACGACCGCTCCATCCTCCAGCAGATGGCAGGCAGGCACCCGCGGCGAATGCTGGAGTACTGGGCCCACGAAGCCAGCTACATCCGCCCGGAACACTTCCTGGACCTGGTGGTGTGGCAGAACCGCAAGTGGGTCGGGGCGGCAGGCATGGACCCCGGGCTGCGCTCCGGCGTAACCGGCAGGGTCCTTGATGCGCTCGCCGACGGCAGGCCCATGACTGCCGCCGAACTCACCGCCAGGCTCGGGCACGTTGAAGACCGCCAGCACGTGAACTGGGGCTGGAACTGGAATGCCGTCAAACGGGTTCTGGAGCACCTGTTTGAAGAGGGAGTCGTTTCGTCGGCGTCAAGGACGGACCAGTTCGAACGGCAGTATGCCCTGACCCGCCAGGTTTTGCCCGGGCATGACCTCGACGCGGTACCGGATCCCTCGGCCGCCATGGACCGGCTCATCGATGCTGCGGCGCAGGCCCACGGGATCGGGACCGTGCGGTGTTTCGCCGACTACTTCAGGACTCCGGTAAAGGCAGCCGCGGACTCGGTTCAGCGCCTGGTTGATGCCGGACGCCTGGAACCGGTGACAGTGGCAGGTTGGGACCGGTTGGTGTACCGCCACGCCCAGGCGCGGCTGCCGCGTCAGGCTGCTGGCAGGGCGCTGCTCAGTCCATTCGATTCGCTGGTGTTTGAACGGCGCAGGCTTGAAGAGCTCTTCGGATTTCATTACCGCATCGAGATTTACACCCCGGTGGCCAAGCGGCGCTTTGGCTATTACGTGCTTCCGTTCCTGCTCCGCGACCGCATTGTGGCCCGGGTAGACCTTAAGTCAGACCGCGCCGCGGGCCTGTTGCTTGCCAAGGCGTGTTTCGGCGAGCCGGACGCTCCGGCGGACACCGCCGTCGAACTCGCCGCTGAGCTGCAGCTGATGGCACGTTGGCTGGGACTGGACGGCGTAGCCGTCTCGCCGGTGGGAGATCTTGCTCCCGCGGTCGCGGCCGCCGTCCACGGCTATCCGCTGTGA
- the hpf gene encoding ribosome hibernation-promoting factor, HPF/YfiA family, which yields MEFMISGRNLTVSDRFREYAGEKISKIESLGDKVQRVDAKVSKETNARQTGDQLTVEVTVLGRGPVIRAEASAADKFAAFDLAYNKLLERLRRAKDRKKVHHGRHTPKAVREATATLEPASSNQPIYVEASNNSQAAPEPAEKSPYDVENDIPAGDSPVLIRRKVFPAASLTLDDAVDNMELIGHDFYLFVDKATNAPSVVYRRRGWTYGVITLDHYCEPGENTHEEKILAYRSDDAAATA from the coding sequence ATGGAGTTCATGATCAGCGGACGAAATCTGACGGTCTCGGACCGATTCCGCGAATATGCCGGCGAGAAGATCTCGAAGATCGAATCGCTTGGGGACAAGGTCCAGAGGGTCGACGCGAAGGTTTCAAAGGAAACAAATGCGCGACAGACCGGTGACCAGCTCACGGTTGAAGTGACAGTCCTGGGCCGCGGCCCCGTGATCCGTGCCGAAGCAAGCGCCGCAGATAAGTTCGCCGCGTTCGACCTCGCCTACAACAAGCTGCTTGAGCGGCTGCGCAGGGCCAAGGACCGCAAGAAGGTCCATCACGGGCGCCATACGCCGAAGGCCGTACGCGAGGCAACTGCAACACTGGAGCCCGCGAGCTCCAACCAGCCGATCTACGTCGAAGCGAGCAACAACAGTCAGGCCGCTCCGGAACCGGCTGAGAAATCGCCGTACGACGTCGAGAACGACATCCCTGCCGGCGACTCGCCGGTGCTGATTCGGCGTAAAGTGTTCCCGGCCGCGTCCCTCACCCTTGACGACGCCGTGGACAACATGGAACTTATCGGTCACGACTTTTACCTTTTCGTGGACAAGGCCACGAACGCACCATCGGTCGTGTACCGTCGCCGCGGCTGGACCTACGGGGTTATCACCCTGGACCACTACTGCGAACCAGGCGAGAACACGCATGAGGAGAAAATCCTGGCGTACCGCTCGGACGATGCGGCCGCAACTGCATAA
- a CDS encoding ComF family protein: MVAAGIYREELSQSILAFKRHGQAQLRRVLSKILAGTLAAAYAGTDGVVLVPVPTSGSAYRKRGFSPVHLLLAGVRRSFNDSHVECTDALRKVWNPGAGGGLPGGQKGLGRGDRSRRVRGSMRTGHGARGHSLRGRQCIIVDDVLTTGATLAEAARVVHEAGGIVRGAVVLAATRAPDAAAAPGTVEASWGLPGAYLRHRKK, encoded by the coding sequence GTGGTCGCAGCGGGCATCTACCGCGAGGAGCTCTCACAATCCATTCTGGCCTTCAAGCGCCACGGCCAGGCGCAGCTGCGACGCGTGCTGTCGAAGATACTCGCCGGGACGCTTGCGGCAGCATATGCGGGAACGGATGGCGTGGTCCTCGTTCCGGTCCCAACCAGCGGCAGCGCGTACCGGAAACGCGGTTTCAGTCCCGTTCACCTGCTGCTGGCCGGCGTCCGGCGGAGCTTCAACGACAGCCACGTGGAATGCACCGATGCGCTGCGCAAAGTCTGGAACCCCGGAGCCGGGGGTGGCTTGCCCGGAGGGCAGAAGGGACTTGGCAGGGGAGACAGGTCCCGAAGGGTCCGCGGCTCCATGCGCACCGGACATGGCGCCCGGGGTCACTCGCTGCGGGGAAGGCAGTGCATCATCGTCGACGACGTCCTGACCACCGGCGCCACCCTGGCGGAAGCCGCCCGGGTCGTCCACGAAGCCGGCGGAATTGTGCGCGGCGCCGTGGTCCTTGCCGCCACCCGAGCCCCCGATGCGGCGGCCGCCCCGGGCACAGTCGAGGCATCCTGGGGACTGCCTGGGGCGTACCTGAGACATAGAAAAAAATAA
- a CDS encoding LpqB family beta-propeller domain-containing protein — protein MRPAARGLAAGLLAVLLLFLASCAQIPRSGPVGRSTDESAGNPNAPVFFPVAPRTGSSPEAVIEDFYLAGSGYEDDYAVARQYLTQASSVAWKPDQRTLVFRSERVVKTGVEGVYNYELDVAYSVDSDGVATQMPAGTKENIPVTVVQVDGEWRISKIPDGTAIPEETFKVIYGAYPIYFYDPSFTYAVPDIRWFIKKKTVKSMTSALLGGPAPYLKGAVVSAFPSGMKLARESVPVVSGAAQVDLSAKELTDASTEDRLRMQTQLALTFRSQPDVINVELRANQDLVRVEDNGSVLPPVQNRNVPARQIAVSNNELVRYENNRVSPLPDMQPVAALKPRSPAESPVSQTVAFLNGSRSTLYSMVPGQPARALTTRSTLTHPSFSLHDWVWTAGPGAQGVTELTAFRPTGIAQGAAVPTVTLTPSWLAGRIVKDFRVSREGVRALVISEQNGTTRVQVTGIIRGADGTPKELTAPITLQASGNPDQGVWVNDTTAVVMKGDDTANVTPELLSLTSSQPQKLAPWPGLVALSAGNGPEEIYAQSRDGIFQRLGNGWSAQLRGPTDPSFPG, from the coding sequence GTGCGCCCGGCGGCCCGCGGACTGGCCGCGGGCCTGCTGGCCGTCCTTCTGCTGTTCCTGGCATCCTGCGCCCAGATCCCGCGGTCCGGCCCCGTTGGAAGGAGCACGGACGAAAGCGCCGGAAATCCCAACGCTCCGGTGTTCTTTCCCGTCGCCCCGCGCACCGGGTCCAGTCCGGAAGCGGTCATTGAGGACTTCTACCTGGCAGGCAGCGGGTACGAGGACGACTATGCCGTGGCGCGGCAGTACCTGACGCAGGCGTCCTCGGTTGCCTGGAAACCGGACCAGCGGACGCTGGTGTTCCGCTCCGAGCGGGTGGTGAAGACGGGCGTCGAGGGCGTCTACAACTACGAACTGGACGTCGCGTACTCGGTGGATTCCGACGGCGTGGCCACCCAGATGCCGGCGGGAACCAAGGAAAACATCCCCGTGACGGTGGTGCAGGTTGACGGCGAATGGCGCATCTCCAAGATCCCCGACGGCACCGCCATTCCCGAGGAGACCTTCAAGGTCATCTACGGTGCGTACCCGATCTATTTCTACGACCCCAGCTTCACGTATGCCGTTCCGGATATCCGCTGGTTCATTAAAAAGAAGACAGTGAAATCCATGACGAGCGCCCTGCTCGGCGGACCCGCCCCGTATCTGAAGGGCGCCGTCGTCAGTGCGTTCCCGTCCGGCATGAAACTCGCCCGGGAGTCGGTGCCCGTCGTTTCGGGCGCAGCCCAGGTGGACCTGTCGGCCAAGGAGCTGACCGACGCGTCCACCGAGGACCGGCTCAGGATGCAGACGCAGCTGGCCCTCACGTTCCGCAGCCAGCCGGACGTCATCAACGTGGAGCTGCGGGCTAACCAGGACCTCGTCCGGGTAGAGGACAACGGCTCCGTGCTGCCGCCGGTCCAGAACAGAAATGTGCCCGCGCGCCAGATCGCCGTCAGCAACAACGAGCTGGTGCGCTACGAGAACAACAGGGTCTCACCGTTGCCCGACATGCAGCCGGTGGCGGCGCTGAAACCGCGCTCGCCGGCCGAGTCGCCCGTCTCGCAGACAGTAGCGTTCCTCAACGGCAGCCGCAGCACCCTCTATTCGATGGTGCCCGGCCAGCCCGCGCGTGCCCTGACCACCCGCAGTACATTGACGCACCCCTCGTTCAGCCTGCATGACTGGGTGTGGACCGCGGGGCCGGGGGCCCAGGGCGTCACGGAGCTGACCGCCTTCCGGCCTACCGGAATAGCCCAGGGAGCGGCGGTGCCCACCGTAACGCTGACGCCGTCCTGGCTGGCCGGCCGCATCGTTAAGGACTTCCGGGTTTCCCGGGAAGGTGTCCGGGCGCTGGTCATCTCCGAACAGAACGGCACGACGCGGGTGCAGGTAACGGGGATCATCCGGGGTGCTGACGGCACACCCAAGGAACTGACCGCGCCCATCACGCTGCAGGCGAGCGGCAACCCGGACCAGGGAGTGTGGGTGAATGACACCACAGCTGTGGTGATGAAGGGTGACGACACGGCGAACGTTACCCCCGAACTGCTGTCCCTGACCTCGTCCCAGCCGCAGAAGCTTGCACCGTGGCCGGGGCTGGTTGCTCTCAGCGCCGGCAACGGTCCGGAGGAGATCTATGCCCAGTCCAGGGACGGCATCTTCCAGCGGCTGGGCAACGGATGGTCGGCGCAGTTGCGGGGACCCACGGACCCGTCCTTCCCGGGCTGA
- the mtrB gene encoding MtrAB system histidine kinase MtrB: MPSQARIWRRRALIVVLRVARLVRTGVDRIFPGIRYLLHSLQRRWRRSLQFRTVLTTLLLCISSFAIVGAYLSNQIANNLFQERLTQAESETRYNVKQVQDTFDGAQVTDQSSVITLVYDTLNAVEGRGSVIQRRYVFEAMPEQTKPRNRWVESRASDQLTISVIPPDLRKAVQDSGKEQFWASTEFPVGTEDRPGIAVGNKVTFNGTVYELYLIYDLNTAQQTLNEIQNVLWAGGAALILMIGAIAWYVTRNVVSPVSHAAVVSEKLAAGQLQERMVVKGEDEVARLGASFNHMAASLQEQITQLATLSQMQQRFVSDVSHELRTPLTTVRMAAEVLYDARDDFDPINKRSAELLYNQVERFQSLLADLLEISRFDAGVAMLDAEATDIVQLISHVMEGAAPVAEEYGSTMLLNAPEGSVVVEMDSRRIDRILRNLILNALEHGEGRPVNISVAANADAVAVTVRDHGIGMSPAEAARVFDRFWRADPARARTTGGSGLGLSIATEDTKLHNGWLQAWGNTGVGSSFRLTLPLKQGGTITKSPLPLGPADVALGSPGDHSVLVLGPGAAAVPNSTAGEPVAVDSAAVDSVPVDSAPAGGPESGAAPESEAGPAAGARAGTPEAARTGKRS; this comes from the coding sequence GCACCGGCGTCGACCGCATCTTTCCCGGCATCCGGTATCTGCTGCATTCCCTGCAGCGGCGGTGGCGCCGCTCGTTGCAGTTCCGCACCGTCCTGACCACCCTGCTGCTGTGCATCAGTTCGTTTGCGATCGTTGGCGCCTACCTGTCCAACCAGATTGCCAACAACCTGTTCCAGGAGCGGCTGACGCAGGCGGAGTCCGAGACCCGTTACAACGTCAAGCAGGTGCAGGACACGTTCGACGGCGCCCAGGTCACCGACCAGTCCAGCGTGATCACCCTCGTCTACGACACCCTGAACGCCGTCGAGGGCAGGGGCTCCGTGATCCAGCGCCGCTACGTGTTTGAGGCGATGCCGGAGCAGACCAAACCCCGCAACCGGTGGGTGGAGTCGCGCGCATCCGACCAATTGACCATTAGCGTCATCCCGCCGGACCTCCGGAAGGCAGTCCAGGATTCCGGCAAGGAACAGTTCTGGGCTTCGACAGAGTTCCCGGTGGGGACCGAAGACCGGCCAGGCATCGCCGTCGGGAACAAGGTGACCTTCAACGGCACCGTTTACGAGCTCTACCTGATCTACGACCTCAACACCGCGCAGCAGACCCTGAACGAAATCCAGAATGTCCTCTGGGCCGGCGGCGCTGCGCTGATCCTCATGATCGGCGCCATCGCCTGGTACGTCACGCGCAACGTGGTGAGCCCCGTCAGCCATGCCGCCGTGGTGTCGGAAAAGCTGGCAGCAGGCCAGCTGCAGGAACGCATGGTGGTCAAAGGCGAGGACGAGGTGGCACGCCTCGGGGCGTCGTTCAACCACATGGCAGCGAGCCTGCAGGAGCAGATCACGCAGCTGGCCACGCTGTCACAGATGCAGCAGCGGTTCGTCTCCGACGTGTCCCACGAGCTCCGCACCCCGCTGACCACTGTCCGGATGGCCGCAGAGGTGCTGTACGACGCCCGCGACGACTTCGACCCCATTAACAAGAGATCGGCTGAGCTGCTCTACAACCAGGTGGAGAGGTTCCAGTCGCTGCTGGCGGACCTGCTGGAGATTTCCAGGTTCGACGCCGGCGTCGCCATGCTCGATGCCGAGGCGACGGACATCGTCCAGCTCATCTCCCATGTGATGGAGGGCGCGGCACCCGTCGCCGAAGAGTACGGTTCGACGATGCTGCTGAATGCGCCCGAAGGCAGCGTCGTGGTGGAAATGGACTCACGCCGCATCGACCGGATTCTGCGGAACCTGATTTTGAACGCCCTTGAACACGGCGAGGGCCGGCCCGTCAACATCTCCGTCGCCGCCAACGCGGACGCCGTCGCCGTCACTGTCAGGGACCACGGAATCGGTATGAGTCCTGCCGAGGCGGCACGGGTGTTCGACCGGTTCTGGCGCGCCGACCCTGCACGGGCCCGCACCACGGGCGGCAGCGGGCTGGGCCTGTCCATTGCGACCGAGGACACCAAACTGCACAACGGCTGGCTGCAGGCCTGGGGAAACACCGGCGTCGGCTCCAGCTTCCGGCTCACGCTTCCGCTGAAACAGGGCGGGACCATCACGAAGTCGCCGCTGCCCCTTGGGCCTGCAGACGTGGCACTGGGCAGCCCCGGCGACCACAGTGTCCTTGTCTTGGGACCTGGCGCCGCCGCTGTGCCGAACTCCACGGCAGGGGAGCCAGTTGCCGTGGACTCAGCTGCCGTTGACTCAGTACCGGTTGACTCAGCACCGGCAGGTGGCCCCGAGTCCGGCGCTGCGCCGGAAAGCGAGGCCGGGCCTGCTGCGGGTGCCCGGGCGGGCACACCGGAGGCAGCGCGCACGGGGAAGCGATCGTGA